The proteins below are encoded in one region of Pseudomonas sp. SCB32:
- a CDS encoding ABC transporter permease, translated as MADNAPSRLKLGALLLPLPVVLILFYVLPFLGVLGWSFTLPEPGIEQYQRIMTDPAIHDVLWRTFRLCTTVSVVSLVIAYLMAYCWVYSPPFWQRVVEICVFIPFWLSVLVRAFGWLIALRSNGLLNGWLQNLGIISEPLQLTRNELGVVIGMVHFMVPFALFPLVSTMRRLDPRVLLAARGLGAGQLRTFWSIFVPQTIPGILGAFIIVFVFCLGFFITPAILGGGQTVMVAEYVYLQMFQTSNWGLGAALSVVLLMLVSGMIWALLRMTRVDKLVG; from the coding sequence ATGGCCGATAACGCCCCCTCGCGGCTGAAGCTGGGCGCGCTGCTGCTGCCACTGCCGGTCGTTCTGATCCTGTTCTACGTACTGCCCTTCCTCGGCGTACTCGGCTGGAGCTTCACCCTGCCGGAGCCGGGGATCGAGCAGTACCAGCGGATCATGACGGACCCGGCGATCCACGACGTGCTCTGGCGGACCTTCCGCCTTTGCACCACGGTCAGCGTGGTCTCCCTGGTGATCGCCTACCTGATGGCCTACTGCTGGGTGTACAGCCCGCCGTTCTGGCAGCGCGTGGTGGAAATCTGCGTGTTCATCCCGTTCTGGCTGTCAGTGCTGGTACGCGCCTTCGGCTGGCTGATCGCCCTGCGCAGCAACGGCCTGCTCAACGGCTGGCTGCAGAACCTGGGCATCATCAGCGAACCGTTGCAGCTCACGCGCAACGAGCTGGGGGTGGTGATCGGCATGGTCCACTTCATGGTGCCCTTCGCCCTGTTCCCGCTGGTCTCCACCATGCGCCGCCTTGACCCGCGCGTGCTGCTGGCCGCGCGCGGTCTGGGCGCCGGGCAACTGCGCACCTTCTGGAGCATCTTCGTGCCGCAGACCATCCCCGGCATCCTCGGCGCCTTCATCATCGTCTTTGTGTTCTGCCTGGGCTTCTTCATCACCCCGGCAATCCTCGGCGGCGGGCAGACGGTGATGGTGGCCGAGTACGTCTACCTGCAGATGTTCCAGACCAGTAACTGGGGCCTGGGCGCGGCGCTCTCGGTGGTGCTGCTGATGCTGGTGAGCGGGATGATCTGGGCGCTGCTGCGCATGACCCGCGTCGACAAGCTGGTGGGATAG
- a CDS encoding ABC transporter ATP-binding protein, producing MERQPQLRAIGIGKSYGSFNALDAVSIDIQQGEFLTLLGPSGSGKTTFLMILAGFQDPSRGKLEEGGVDITRRPAEKRNFGMVFQGYALFPHMTIEDNVAFPLKIRGVKTEERNRRVRRMLEVVGLGEHLGKRPGELSGGQQQRVAIARALVFEPDMLLLDEPLSALDKNLREQLQAELQRIHRQVGTTFVFVTHDQNEALALSTRIAIFNRGQLAQVDDPQTIYNQPNNRFVAEFLGKMNLFPLTQVGRAGELACGRYGEAELRAEYSPAMQAAAPLLAVRPEHMQLHSVPPTTAGHNVVQAVLTAKTYQGASTELGLATAAEGALPMSLAVHADHQASRLEHGAKVWLSWPIEKSLLLA from the coding sequence GTGGAGCGACAGCCCCAACTTCGTGCCATCGGCATCGGCAAGAGCTACGGCAGTTTCAACGCGCTGGACGCAGTGTCCATCGACATCCAGCAAGGCGAGTTCCTTACCCTCCTCGGCCCGTCCGGCTCGGGCAAGACCACCTTCCTGATGATCCTCGCCGGCTTCCAGGACCCGTCCCGCGGCAAGCTGGAAGAAGGCGGCGTCGACATCACCCGGCGCCCCGCCGAAAAGCGCAACTTCGGCATGGTGTTCCAGGGCTACGCCCTGTTCCCGCACATGACCATCGAGGACAACGTCGCCTTCCCGCTGAAGATTCGCGGCGTGAAGACCGAGGAGCGCAACCGCCGCGTGCGCCGCATGCTCGAAGTGGTCGGCCTGGGCGAGCATCTGGGCAAGCGCCCCGGCGAGCTCTCCGGCGGCCAGCAGCAACGCGTGGCCATTGCCCGCGCCCTTGTGTTCGAGCCGGACATGCTGCTCCTCGACGAACCCCTCTCGGCGCTGGACAAGAACCTGCGCGAGCAGCTGCAGGCGGAACTGCAGCGCATCCACCGCCAGGTTGGCACCACCTTCGTCTTCGTCACCCACGACCAGAACGAAGCCCTCGCCCTGTCCACCCGCATTGCCATCTTCAACCGTGGCCAACTGGCCCAGGTCGATGACCCGCAGACCATCTACAACCAGCCGAACAACCGCTTCGTCGCCGAGTTCCTCGGCAAGATGAACCTGTTCCCACTGACCCAGGTGGGCCGTGCCGGTGAGCTGGCCTGCGGGCGCTACGGCGAAGCCGAGCTGCGCGCCGAATACTCGCCCGCCATGCAGGCCGCCGCCCCGCTGCTGGCGGTGCGTCCGGAGCACATGCAATTGCACAGCGTGCCGCCGACCACCGCTGGCCACAACGTGGTGCAGGCCGTGCTCACCGCCAAGACCTACCAGGGCGCCAGCACCGAGCTGGGCCTGGCCACCGCCGCCGAGGGCGCTCTGCCCATGAGCCTGGCGGTGCACGCCGACCACCAGGCCTCGCGCCTGGAGCACGGCGCCAAGGTCTGGCTGAGCTGGCCCATCGAGAAAAGTTTGCTGCTGGCCTGA
- a CDS encoding ABC transporter permease, giving the protein MNSHETKAPSRLLATMAMIFMVFPLLAVIPVSFTSKRFLSMPNGNWSLRHYQALVDSPEWLSAISQSLIVATATCVIATALAVSFSLGIWYLRSRLATLLIGLVLLPMAIPPMISAMVLYFMETKVSQFAPGLGYDTLFGLTIAHIVMVVPYGVVTMLVALSQLDRRIELAARNLGASLGQTTFMVVLPNLKLGVASTALLCFALSWEEIAVTLFVTSTEVNTLPRQIWSGLRDNIDPAVAAISVVLIGLTFVALIGRMVAQKLAARPAGS; this is encoded by the coding sequence ATGAACTCACACGAAACCAAGGCGCCTAGCCGCTTGCTGGCGACCATGGCGATGATCTTCATGGTCTTCCCGCTGCTGGCGGTGATCCCGGTGTCCTTCACCAGCAAGCGTTTCCTGTCGATGCCCAATGGCAACTGGTCGCTGCGCCACTACCAGGCGCTGGTGGACAGCCCGGAATGGCTCTCGGCGATCAGCCAGAGCCTGATCGTCGCCACCGCCACCTGCGTCATTGCGACGGCGTTGGCGGTGAGCTTCAGCCTCGGCATCTGGTACCTGCGCTCGCGCCTGGCGACCCTGCTGATCGGCCTGGTGCTGTTGCCCATGGCGATCCCGCCGATGATTTCGGCGATGGTCCTGTACTTCATGGAGACCAAGGTCAGCCAGTTCGCCCCCGGCCTGGGCTACGACACCCTGTTCGGCCTGACCATCGCGCACATCGTGATGGTGGTGCCCTACGGCGTGGTGACCATGCTGGTCGCATTGAGCCAGCTGGACCGACGCATTGAACTGGCCGCGCGCAACCTCGGCGCAAGCCTGGGCCAGACCACCTTCATGGTGGTGCTGCCGAACCTCAAGCTGGGTGTGGCCAGTACCGCGCTGCTGTGCTTCGCGCTGAGCTGGGAAGAGATCGCGGTGACCCTGTTCGTCACCAGCACCGAGGTGAACACCCTGCCCCGGCAGATCTGGTCCGGCCTGCGCGACAACATCGACCCGGCGGTGGCGGCCATCTCGGTGGTGCTGATCGGGCTGACCTTCGTCGCGCTGATCGGGAGGATGGTTGCCCAGAAGCTTGCGGCGCGGCCCGCAGGAAGCTGA
- a CDS encoding ABC transporter substrate-binding protein — MFNPHQQDCIEVLIEKTRRGQIDRRTFLKGMGLMAALPLALRSGVSFATGDKPLVVVNWGGDAIKAFGKAWTEGFSKATGIPTKIDGSGPTEGAIRTQLSSGRVSWDVVDAESSVLQILGKEGLVQPIDYNVVSKDKVLPGFAYEYGIADYMLSYVIAYDSQRFGDKAPKTWADFWDVKTFPGKRTLYKWMNGMLEAALLADGVTPDKLYPLDVPRALKKIEELKPHVLSFWGSGAETQQLLMEGEVSMGAIWNTRAQVISEDSENRIKWTFDNALLGCSNWGVLKGNPAGTEAAMKFIAYAQDPQSQVELFKMFGNGPANPAAATLIPEDRRHLNCTDPANLPKQVMLSHEWYTDHYGATLEQYLTHISK, encoded by the coding sequence ATGTTCAATCCGCATCAGCAAGACTGCATCGAAGTCCTCATCGAAAAGACCCGCCGCGGGCAGATCGACCGCCGCACCTTCCTCAAGGGCATGGGCCTGATGGCGGCCCTGCCGCTGGCCCTGCGCAGTGGCGTCAGCTTCGCCACCGGCGACAAGCCGCTGGTGGTGGTGAACTGGGGCGGTGACGCGATAAAGGCATTCGGCAAGGCCTGGACCGAAGGCTTCTCCAAGGCCACCGGCATCCCGACCAAGATCGACGGCAGCGGCCCCACCGAAGGTGCCATCCGCACCCAGCTGTCCAGCGGCCGGGTGAGCTGGGACGTGGTCGACGCGGAAAGTTCGGTCCTGCAGATCCTCGGCAAGGAAGGCCTGGTGCAGCCCATCGACTACAACGTGGTCTCCAAGGACAAGGTGCTGCCGGGCTTCGCCTACGAATACGGCATCGCCGACTACATGCTCAGCTACGTGATCGCCTACGACAGCCAGCGCTTCGGCGACAAGGCGCCCAAGACCTGGGCGGACTTCTGGGACGTGAAGACCTTCCCCGGCAAGCGCACCCTCTACAAGTGGATGAACGGCATGCTGGAGGCCGCGCTGCTGGCCGACGGCGTCACCCCGGACAAGCTCTACCCGCTGGACGTGCCGCGCGCGCTGAAGAAGATCGAGGAGCTCAAGCCCCACGTGCTGTCGTTCTGGGGCTCGGGCGCGGAGACCCAGCAACTGCTGATGGAAGGCGAAGTGTCCATGGGCGCCATCTGGAACACCCGTGCCCAGGTGATCTCCGAGGACAGCGAAAACCGCATCAAGTGGACCTTCGACAATGCCCTGCTGGGCTGCAGCAACTGGGGCGTGCTCAAGGGCAACCCGGCGGGCACCGAGGCGGCCATGAAGTTCATCGCCTACGCCCAGGACCCGCAGTCCCAGGTCGAGCTGTTCAAGATGTTCGGCAACGGCCCAGCCAACCCCGCCGCCGCCACGCTGATCCCCGAGGATCGCCGCCACCTGAACTGCACCGACCCGGCGAACCTGCCCAAGCAGGTGATGCTCAGCCACGAGTGGTACACCGACCACTACGGGGCGACCCTGGAGCAGTACCTGACGCATATCTCCAAGTAA